CTTCCGCCTGCTGCGCCAGCTGCTCTCGCGCCTGGAAGACGAGAACACCGGCAAGATCCGCATCGAGGACCTGTTCGTCGAAGTGCCGGCCGAGCGCATGGCGCAGGCGCGCGAGGCGGCGAAGGTGCTCGACACGGCGATCTTCGACAAGTTCCCGCTGCTGCCGGGCATGAAGCCCATGTTTGCGGAGAATGCCCCCGGCGACCTGACCGAGCTGGTGCTCAACCGCACCTGGCGCCCTGCGCTGTCGGTCACCGGCGTCGACGGCATGCCGCCGCTGGCCTCGGCCGGCAACGTGCTGCGTCCGCACACCTCGGTGAAGCTGTCGCTGCGCCTGCCACCGACGCTGGACGGCAAGCGCGCCGGCGAACTGCTCAAGGAAGTCCTGCTGAGCAACCCGCCCAACGGCGCCCAGGTCACGCTCGACCTGGAGAAGTCCTCGAGCGGCTGGAACGCACCGGCGCAGTCGCCGTGGCTGACCAAGGCCATCGACGCCTCCAGCCGCGAGTTCTTCGGCCAGCCGGCGATGTACATGGGCGAAGGCGGTTCGATCCCCTTCATGGGCATGCTCGGCGAGAAGTTCCCGGGCGCGCAGTTCATGATCACCGGCGTGCTGGGTCCGCACAGCAATGCGCACGGTCCCAACGAGTTCCTGCACATCCCGATGGGCAAGCGCGTCACCGCCTGCGTCTCGCGCGTGATCGCCGAGCATCACCTGGCCAGCCAGCGCGGCGAGACCAGCGGCGTGGCGGCGGTGGCCGGGGGACAGGAGCGCGGCGACCACGGTTGCTGCTGAAGGCGCCCCTCTGCCCGGGCGCCTTCGGCGACCCGTTCCTCCCCCGCACAGGGGGAGGGCTTTGAGCAGATGGCCCGGTGCTAGGATGCGCTCGCGTCACCAACCACTTCAGGAGGGAGCGATATGGGCAGCATCGTCTATACGATCATCATTGGTGCGGTTATTGGAATCCTGGCGCGTTTCTTCAAGCCCGGTGCGGACCCGATGGGCTGGATCCTCACCATCCTGCTCGGCATCGCCGGCGCCTACATCGGCAGCCTGCTCTATGCCGGCGGTGGTTTCATCGGCTTCATCATCTCGATCATCTGCGCTGTGGTGCTGCTTTTCGTCTACGAGTTCATCCGCAGCAAGACCGCCAAACCGGCGGCCTGATCCGCGCAGGAAAAACAAAAACCCCGGCCCAGGCCGGGGTTTTTGCTTGCGTAGCCCGGGTAAGCGCAGCGCACCCGGGATCACTCCAGCAGATAGTCGATGACCCTCTGCGCCAGGTGCTCGGCGTTGTCGCTCACCGTGTCGAGCTTCAATTCGGCCGCCTCGGGCACCTCGTAAGGCGAGTCGATGCCGGTGAAGTTGCGCAGCTGGCCAGCGCGCGCCTTGGCGTACAGCCCCTTCACGTCACGCTCCTCGGCCACCGCCAGGGGCGTGTCGATGAAGACCTCGACGAACTCGCCGGGCGCGAACAGCTCTCGCGCCATGCGCCGCTCGGCGCGGAACGGCGAGATGAAACTGACCAGCACGATCAGGCCCGCGTCCGACATCAGCTTCGCCACTTCGGCGACGCGACGGATGTTCTCGACGCGATCCTCGTCGGTGAACCCCAGGTCCTTGTTGAGGCCGTGGCGGACGTTGTCGCCGTCGAGGATGAACGTGTGGTAGCCCAGCGCGTGCAGGCGCTTGTCGACCAGGTTGGCGATGGTCGACTTGCCCGAGCCGGACAGGCCGGTGAACCACAACACGCGCGGCTGCTGGCCCTTGATGCGGGCGCGCGCGGTCCTGTCGACGTCCAGGTGCTGCCAGTGGATGTTGCCGGCCCGGCGCAATGCGAAGTCGAGCGCGCCTGCGGCGACCGTGGCGTTGCTCTGGCGGTCGATCAGGATGAAGCCGCCGAGCGTGCGGCTGTCGGCGTAGGACTCGAACGGCACCGGCTGGTCGAGGTAGAGATTGCAGTAGCCGACCTCGTTGAGCTCCAGGTGCTTGGCCGCCAGCGCTTCCTGGGTGTTGACGTCGATCTTGTGCTTGATCTCGGTGACGCTGGCACTGACCGTGCGCGTGCCGATCTTCAGCCAGTACGGCCGGCCCGGCAGCAGCGCGTGTTCGCCCATCCACAGCATGTGCGCGGCGAACTGGTCGGACACCTGCGGCGGTTTGTGCGCATCGGCGATGACATCCCCGCGGCTGATGTCGAGCTCGTCGCGCAGCGTCAGCGTCACTGCCTGGCCTTCGCCGGCCAGGTCGAGGTCGCGGCCGGCGGTGACGATGCGCGCGATCTTCGAGCGCCGGCCCGAGGGCAGCACCACGATGTCGTCGCCGGGCCGCACCACACCCGCGGCCACGGTGCCGGCAAATCCGCGGAAATCCTGGTCGGGACGGTTGACGTACTGCACCGGCAGGCGGAAGCCGATGTCGCTGGCGTCGCGGCTGACGTCCACGTTCTCCAGGTACTCGAGCACGCTGGGACCGTCGTACCACGGCGTGTTCGGCGAGCGCTGCATCAGGTTGTCGCCCTGCAGCGCCGACAGCGGCACCGCCTGGACCTGGCCGATGCCGAGCTGGTCGGCGAGCTCGCGATAGCCGGCGACGATTTCGTCGAACACGGCGAAGTCGAATCCGACCAGGTCCATCTTGTTCACCGCCAGCAGCACATGGCGGATGCCCAGCAGCGAGGCGATGTAGGTATGCCGGCGCGTCTGCGCCAGCAGGCCCTTGCGCGCATCGACCAGGACCACGGCGACGTCGGCGGTGGACGCACCGGTGGCCATGTTGCGGGTGTACTGCTCGTGGCCCGGGCAATCGGCCACGATGAACTTGCGCTTGTCGGTGCTGAAGAAACGGTAGGCAACGTCGATGGTGATGCCCTGCTCGCGCTCGGCCGAGAGGCCGTCGAGCAGCAGCGCGTAATCGATCTCGCCGTTGCGGGTGCCGTGGCGGCGGCTGTCGGACTCGAGCGCGGACAGCTGGTCGTCGAACAGCGCGCGGCTCTCGAACAGCAGCCGTCCGATCAGCGTGCTCTTGCCGTCGTCGACGCTGCCGCAGGTGATGAAGCGCAGCAGGCCCTTGGTTTCGTGGCGCTGCAGGTAGGCGGCGACCTCGGAGGCGGCGGTGAGGCGGTCCATCAGAAGTACCCTTCCTGCTTCTTCTTCTCCATCGACGCCGTCGGATCGTGGTCGATCATCCGGCCCTGGCGTTCGGACGTGGTGGCCACCAGCATCTCGGCGATGATCTTTTCCAGCGTGTCGGCCTGCGAGTCGATCGCGCCGGTCAGCGGGTAGCAGCCCAGCGTGCGGAAGCGCACCTGGCGCAACTGCGCGGACTCGCCTTCGCGCAATGGCAGGCGCTCGTCGTCGACGAGGATCCAGGCACCGTCGCGCTCGACCACCGGGCGCTGCGCGGCAAAGTACAGCGACGGCACCGGGATCTGTTCGCGGTAGATGTACAGCCAGATGTCGAGCTCGGTCCAGTTCGACAGCGGAAACACGCGCACCGATTCGCCCTTGTGGATGCGGGTGTTGTACAGGCTCCACAGTTCCGGTCGCTGGTTCTTGGGATCCCAGCGGTGCTGGGCGCTGCGGAAGGAGAAGATGCGTTCCTTGGCGCGCGATTTCTCTTCATCGCGGCGGGCGCCACCGATGGCGGCGTCGAAGCCGTGGAGATCCAGCGCCTGCTTGAGCGCCTGCGTCTTCATCACGTCGGTGTGGACGGTGGCCCCGTGGCTGATCGGGCCGACGCCCTGCGCGATGCCCTCCGGATTGGTGTGCACGCGCAGCTCGACGCCGGTCTCGACGGCGCGCCGGTCGCGGAACGCGATCATCTCGCGGAACTTCCAGCCGGTGTCGACGTGCAGCAAGGGA
Above is a genomic segment from Lysobacter sp. S4-A87 containing:
- a CDS encoding M20 family metallopeptidase, with amino-acid sequence MDTSKVDRFVADKWDDEIVPQLVEYIRIPNKSPMFDVDWVKHGYMEDAVTLMERWAKAQPIPGMQVEVVRLEGRTPLIFIEIPASNGGSNDDCVLLYGHLDKQPEMTGWDPEFGPWTPVIKGDRLYGRGGADDGYAIFGSLTAVLALQEQQLPHSRCVILIEACEESGSYDLPAYVDHLAARIGKPSLVVCLDSGCGNYDQLWCTTSLRGLAGGNFTVKVLSEGVHSGDASGIVPSSFRLLRQLLSRLEDENTGKIRIEDLFVEVPAERMAQAREAAKVLDTAIFDKFPLLPGMKPMFAENAPGDLTELVLNRTWRPALSVTGVDGMPPLASAGNVLRPHTSVKLSLRLPPTLDGKRAGELLKEVLLSNPPNGAQVTLDLEKSSSGWNAPAQSPWLTKAIDASSREFFGQPAMYMGEGGSIPFMGMLGEKFPGAQFMITGVLGPHSNAHGPNEFLHIPMGKRVTACVSRVIAEHHLASQRGETSGVAAVAGGQERGDHGCC
- a CDS encoding GlsB/YeaQ/YmgE family stress response membrane protein; the protein is MGSIVYTIIIGAVIGILARFFKPGADPMGWILTILLGIAGAYIGSLLYAGGGFIGFIISIICAVVLLFVYEFIRSKTAKPAA
- the cysN gene encoding sulfate adenylyltransferase subunit CysN — its product is MDRLTAASEVAAYLQRHETKGLLRFITCGSVDDGKSTLIGRLLFESRALFDDQLSALESDSRRHGTRNGEIDYALLLDGLSAEREQGITIDVAYRFFSTDKRKFIVADCPGHEQYTRNMATGASTADVAVVLVDARKGLLAQTRRHTYIASLLGIRHVLLAVNKMDLVGFDFAVFDEIVAGYRELADQLGIGQVQAVPLSALQGDNLMQRSPNTPWYDGPSVLEYLENVDVSRDASDIGFRLPVQYVNRPDQDFRGFAGTVAAGVVRPGDDIVVLPSGRRSKIARIVTAGRDLDLAGEGQAVTLTLRDELDISRGDVIADAHKPPQVSDQFAAHMLWMGEHALLPGRPYWLKIGTRTVSASVTEIKHKIDVNTQEALAAKHLELNEVGYCNLYLDQPVPFESYADSRTLGGFILIDRQSNATVAAGALDFALRRAGNIHWQHLDVDRTARARIKGQQPRVLWFTGLSGSGKSTIANLVDKRLHALGYHTFILDGDNVRHGLNKDLGFTDEDRVENIRRVAEVAKLMSDAGLIVLVSFISPFRAERRMARELFAPGEFVEVFIDTPLAVAEERDVKGLYAKARAGQLRNFTGIDSPYEVPEAAELKLDTVSDNAEHLAQRVIDYLLE
- the cysD gene encoding sulfate adenylyltransferase subunit CysD, yielding MTLPVDLSHLDRLEAESIHILREVAAEFRNPVMLYSIGKDSSVLLHLLLKAFAPARRPPIPLLHVDTGWKFREMIAFRDRRAVETGVELRVHTNPEGIAQGVGPISHGATVHTDVMKTQALKQALDLHGFDAAIGGARRDEEKSRAKERIFSFRSAQHRWDPKNQRPELWSLYNTRIHKGESVRVFPLSNWTELDIWLYIYREQIPVPSLYFAAQRPVVERDGAWILVDDERLPLREGESAQLRQVRFRTLGCYPLTGAIDSQADTLEKIIAEMLVATTSERQGRMIDHDPTASMEKKKQEGYF